A genomic window from Etheostoma spectabile isolate EspeVRDwgs_2016 chromosome 13, UIUC_Espe_1.0, whole genome shotgun sequence includes:
- the LOC116700077 gene encoding LIM/homeobox protein Lhx8 isoform X2, whose product MFNCVSGSVGSSGPDDLFEEDCFTPSSLSPSSSVSLQGKPLCTSCGLEIVDRYLLKVNDFCWHVRCLSCSICNASLGRHVSCYIKDRQVYCKLDYFRKYGTRCARCGRNIHSTDWVRRARGSTFHLACFSCTSCKRQLSTGEECGLLENRVFCRQHYDIMLENIKHVKENEQPNVEEEVVEKEESSTMPRPAKRARTSFTVDQLQVMQTQFAKDNNPDAQTLQKLAERTGLSRRVIQVWFQNCRARQKKYISPNSTLMTSFAPGQLTPPLMEDLQYTTYMSPDAPLYNTLTYMDVQTPDPLLLQPLISHSLTQLPVSRA is encoded by the exons ATGTTTAACTGTGTCTCCGGCAGCGTG GGTTCGTCTGGACCTGATGATCTTTTCGAGGAGGACTGCTTCACTCCGTCCTCTCTCTCCCCGTCGTCCTCCGTTTCTCTGCAGGGGAAACCCCTGTGCACCTCCTGCGGCCTGGAGATAGTGGACCGATACCTCCTTAAG GTGAATGACTTTTGTTGGCACGTGCGCTGCCTCTCATGCAGTATATGTAACGCATCACTGGGGCGACACGTGAGCTGCTACATCAAGGATAGACAAGTGTACTGCAAACTTGACTACTTCAG AAAATATGGGACCCGTTGCGCTCGTTGTGGTCGTAACATCCATTCCACTGACTGGGTGCGCCGGGCACGAGGCAGCACCTTCCACCTGGCCTGTTTCTCCTGCACCTCTTGTAAGCGCCAGCTGTCCACTGGGGAGGAATGTGGACTACTAGAGAACAGGGTCTTCTGCAGGCAACACTATGACATTATGTTGGAGAATATCAAACATGTTAAGGAAAATG AGCAACCAAATGTAGAGGAAGAGGTGGTAGAGAAAGAAGAGTCCAGCACCATGCCAAGACCTGCTAAGAGGGCCAGGACCAGCTTCACTGTTGACCAGTTACAG GTAATGCAAACTCAGTTTGCTAAAGATAACAACCCAGATGCCCAGACTCTCCAGAAACTGGCAGAGAGGACCGGACTGAGCCGTAGAGTTATTCAG GTATGGTTTCAGAACTGTCGAGCTCGTCAAAAGAAATACATCAGCCCAAATTCTACCTTGATGACATCATTTGCTCCTGGTCAGCTGACACCACCATTAATGGAGGATCTCCAATACACAACCTATATGTCCCCAGATGCACCCCTCTACAATACACTGACTTATATGGATG TCCAAACTCCAGACCCCCTATTACTTCAGCCACTTATATCCCATTCGCTGACACAACTGCCAGTGAGCCGTGCCTGA
- the LOC116700077 gene encoding LIM/homeobox protein Lhx8 isoform X1 produces the protein MKGTPRPIWPSLCLDSGLADIMSGEERQPTEAVFTHLEQGDIFVDTGSSGPDDLFEEDCFTPSSLSPSSSVSLQGKPLCTSCGLEIVDRYLLKVNDFCWHVRCLSCSICNASLGRHVSCYIKDRQVYCKLDYFRKYGTRCARCGRNIHSTDWVRRARGSTFHLACFSCTSCKRQLSTGEECGLLENRVFCRQHYDIMLENIKHVKENEQPNVEEEVVEKEESSTMPRPAKRARTSFTVDQLQVMQTQFAKDNNPDAQTLQKLAERTGLSRRVIQVWFQNCRARQKKYISPNSTLMTSFAPGQLTPPLMEDLQYTTYMSPDAPLYNTLTYMDVQTPDPLLLQPLISHSLTQLPVSRA, from the exons ATGAAGGGGACACCTAGGCCTATTTGGCCGTCGTTGTGTCTTGACTCTGGACTCGCTGACATCATGTCTGGTGAAGAAAGGCAACCGACGGAGGCTGTTTTCACTCATCTAGAACAAGGAGATATTTTTGTCGACACA GGTTCGTCTGGACCTGATGATCTTTTCGAGGAGGACTGCTTCACTCCGTCCTCTCTCTCCCCGTCGTCCTCCGTTTCTCTGCAGGGGAAACCCCTGTGCACCTCCTGCGGCCTGGAGATAGTGGACCGATACCTCCTTAAG GTGAATGACTTTTGTTGGCACGTGCGCTGCCTCTCATGCAGTATATGTAACGCATCACTGGGGCGACACGTGAGCTGCTACATCAAGGATAGACAAGTGTACTGCAAACTTGACTACTTCAG AAAATATGGGACCCGTTGCGCTCGTTGTGGTCGTAACATCCATTCCACTGACTGGGTGCGCCGGGCACGAGGCAGCACCTTCCACCTGGCCTGTTTCTCCTGCACCTCTTGTAAGCGCCAGCTGTCCACTGGGGAGGAATGTGGACTACTAGAGAACAGGGTCTTCTGCAGGCAACACTATGACATTATGTTGGAGAATATCAAACATGTTAAGGAAAATG AGCAACCAAATGTAGAGGAAGAGGTGGTAGAGAAAGAAGAGTCCAGCACCATGCCAAGACCTGCTAAGAGGGCCAGGACCAGCTTCACTGTTGACCAGTTACAG GTAATGCAAACTCAGTTTGCTAAAGATAACAACCCAGATGCCCAGACTCTCCAGAAACTGGCAGAGAGGACCGGACTGAGCCGTAGAGTTATTCAG GTATGGTTTCAGAACTGTCGAGCTCGTCAAAAGAAATACATCAGCCCAAATTCTACCTTGATGACATCATTTGCTCCTGGTCAGCTGACACCACCATTAATGGAGGATCTCCAATACACAACCTATATGTCCCCAGATGCACCCCTCTACAATACACTGACTTATATGGATG TCCAAACTCCAGACCCCCTATTACTTCAGCCACTTATATCCCATTCGCTGACACAACTGCCAGTGAGCCGTGCCTGA
- the LOC116700076 gene encoding kelch-like protein 20, translated as MDAKPMRRVTSARQDATGMDITSRCTLGDPNKLPEGVPQPARMPYVSDKHPRQTLEVINLLRKHRELCDVVLVVGAKKIYAHRVILSACSPYFRAMFTGELAESRQTEVVIRDIDERAMELLIDFAYTSQVTVEEGNVQTLLPAACLLQLAEIQEACCEFLKRQLDPSNCLGIRAFADTHSCRELLRIADKFTQHNFQEVMESEEFMLLPANQLIDIISSDELNVRSEEQVFNAVMAWVKYSIQERRPQLPQVLQHVRLPLLSPKFLVGTVGSDPLIKSDEECRDLVDEAKNYLLLPQERPLMQGPRTRPRKPIRCGEVLFAVGGWCSGDAISSVERYDPQTNEWRMVASMSKRRCGVGVSVLDDLLYAVGGHDGSSYLNSVERYDPKTNQWSSDVAPTSTCRTSVGVAVLGGYLYAVGGQDGVSCLNIVERYDPKENKWTRVASMSTRRLGVAVAVLGGFLYAVGGSDGTSPLNTVERYNPQENRWHTVSPMGTRRKHLGCAVYQDMIYSVGGRDDTTELSSAERYNPRTNQWSPVVAMTSRRSGVGLAVVNGQLMAVGGFDGTTYLKTIEVYDPDANTWRLYGGMNYRRLGGGVGVIKMTHCESHIW; from the exons ATGGACGCAAAGCCAATGCGCAG GGTTACCAGCGCACGCCAAGACGCCACTGGAATGGACATCACCAGCCGCTGTACTCTGGGGGACCCCAACAAGCTCCCTGAAGGGGTCCCCCAGCCTGCACGCATGCCCTATGTCTCGGACAAACACCCCCGACAGACCCTGGAGGTGATCAACCTGCTGAGAAAACACCGTGAGCTCTGTGACGTGGTGCTAGTGGTGGGTGCCAAGAAGATCTACGCTCACCGTGTGATTCTGTCGGCCTGCAGCCCCTACTTCAG GGCGATGTTCACTGGAGAGCTGGCTGAGAGTAGGCAGACAGAAGTGGTTATCCGCGACATCGATGAGAGAGCCATGGAGCTGCTCATTGATTTTGCCTACACATCCCAG GTGACAGTAGAGGAGGGAAATGTCCAGACGCTGCTCCCTGCGGCCTGCCTTCTCCAGCTGGCTGAGATCCAGGAGGCCTGCTGCGAGTTCCTCAAGAGGCAGCTGGATCCCTCCAACTGTCTGGGCATCAGGGCCTTTGCAGACACGCACTCCTGCCGCGAGCTGCTCCGCATTGCAGACAAGTTCACCCAACACAACTTCCAGGAG GTAATGGAAAGTGAGGAGTTCATGCTGCTGCCTGCCAACCAGTTGATCGACATCATTTCCAGCGATGAGCTCAATGTGCGGAGCGAGGAACAGGTGTTTAACGCTGTGATGGCCTGGGTGAAATACAGCATCCAGGAACGCAGACCACAGCTACCCCAG GTCCTGCAGCATGTCCGTCTGCCGCTGCTCAGCCCCAAGTTCCTGGTGGGCACCGTTGGGTCCGACCCTCTTATTAAGAGTGACGAGGAGTGCAG AGACCTGGTTGATGAGGCGAAGAATTACCTGCTGCTGCCGCAGGAGAGGCCACTGATGCAGGGCCCCAGAACCCGGCCGAGGAAACCCATCCGCTGTGGAGAGGTACTCTTTGCAG TTGGGGGTTGGTGCAGCGGTGACGCCATTTCCAGCGTGGAGCGTTACGATCCCCAGACCAACGAGTGGCGGATGGTGGCGTCGATGAGTAAACGGCGATGTGGCGTCGGCGTCAGTGTTCTGGATGACTTGCTGTATGCGGTGGGAGGTCACGACGGCTCGTCGTACCTCAACTCTGTGGAGAG ATATGACCCTAAGACCAATCAGTGGAGCAGTGATGTGGCCCCCACTAGCACTTGTCGCACCAGTGTAGGAGTGGCTGTCCTCGGTGGTTATCTGTATGCTGTCGGGGGACAGGATGGGGTTTCCTGTCTCAACATTGTTGAAAG GTATGATCCCAAGGAGAACAAATGGACTCGTGTGGCCTCCATGAGCACCAGGCGACTGGGTGTAGCTGTGGCTGTGCTGGGGGGCTTCCTGTACGCTGTAGGAGGGTCTGATGGGACGTCACCATTAAATACAG tgGAACGCTACAACCCTCAAGAGAACCGCTGGCACACAGTGTCTCCGATGGGAACCAGGAGAAAGCACCTCGGCTGTGCCGTCTACCAGGACATGATTTACTCTGTCGGGGGGAGAGACGACACCACAGAGCTGAGCAGCGCTGAGCGATACAACCCCAGGACAAACCAGTGGTCTCCTGTAGTTGCCATGACGTCCAGACGGAGCGGG gtgggcTTGGCTGTAGTAAATGGTCAGCTGATGGCAGTGGGAGGCTTCGATGGGACGACGTATCTTAAAACTATAGAAGTCTACGACCCTGATGCCAACACATGGAG GTTATACGGAGGAATGAACTACCGCCGGCTAGGTGGGGGGGTGGGCGTCATTAAAATGACTCACTGTGAATCCCACATATGGTAA